CAAAAGGGGACGTCTCGGTAGGGGTTATAGACAAGGAACGCTTCAACAGCCTCCTCCTCAGGTGTCCGGGGGATATGAAAATAATCATCAACTCCCTTATAGACAGGCTTCGGGGAGCCACCGACAAGCTGGCAGCCATAGGGCTGAAACTTGAACAGGCAAAACGTTCGATAGAGGCGCTATCCACCAAAGAAGATCTTGATTAATGCCCACCTACACTTATAAATACCAGACAAAAATTGGTATTAAAAAAGGGGAAGTAGACGCCGATTCACTGGAGGCCGCGGAGAACTTCCTAAAAAAGCAAAAACTTAACATTGTTTCCGTCAAGGAAAAACCGAAGGACCTTCTTGAAGGATTTGGCGACCAGCCGACCCAAAAAGACCTTGTCGTATTCGTGCGCCAGTTCGCAACGATGATCGACGCTGGCGTTTCGCTAGTGCAATGTCTCGACATACTTGGAACTCAGGCCGAAAACAGAACCCTGAGCAGAGCGACCTTCGACATCAAATCCCGTCTTGAACAGGGAGACACATTCGCCGACGCGCTGAGAAGGCATCCGAAGATTTTCGACAACCTTTTTTGCAACATGGTCGAAGCGGGCGAAATTGGAGGTATCCTCGACATCATCTTCAATCGCCTCGCCGCGTACATTGAAAAGGCGGCTGCCCTGCGATCGAAAATCAAATCGGCGATGGTATACCCGGTTTCCATCATGGTTATCGCTACTACCGTCGTTGTTTTTCTACTTGTTTTTATCATCCCGCAGTTTTCCAAGATGTTTCAGGACATGGGAGGAAGGGAACTTCCCGCTGTAACCAAGTCCGTAATTTTCCTGAGCGACCTCGTTATAAACAACTGGTATTTGCTCTTCATTCTACCGGTTGGCGGATACTTTATTTTTACGAAATTTTACGCCACCGAATCGGGCCAATATTCGATAGACAGGCTGGCGATGCAGCTCCCCGTGCTCGGAGTGCTGGTTCAGAAAGTCGCGGTAGCCAAGTTTACCCGCACTATGGGAACATTGATATCATCCGGCGTTCCGATCATGGAAGGGCTTAATATCACCGCCCGCACAGCGGGTAACAAGGTGATAGAAAAAGCCGTTTTGGCGATCATAGACGAGATCAAACAGGGTAAGGGGCTTTCCGACCCTCTCAGGGATCAGGGTGTTTTTCCGCCGATGGTCGTGCAGATGATAGGCGTAGGAGAACATACAGGCGCTCTTGATACGATGATGGAAAAGATCGCCGACTTCTACGATGCAGAGGTCGACGACGCGGTTGACGCACTTACATCGCTTATGGAGCCTATGCTAATGGTTTTTCTAGGCATCACCGTCGGATACGTCGTCATAGCCATGTACATGCCGATCTTCCAGATGGGCGCTGGAGGTTAGTGATAGAAGCAGTGCGCGAGAACAATAGAACCGGCTCGGGCTGAACTTCCATATCAAGATCAGAGGGGCAAATGACGTCTGG
This portion of the Nitrospinota bacterium genome encodes:
- a CDS encoding type II secretion system F family protein, producing the protein MPTYTYKYQTKIGIKKGEVDADSLEAAENFLKKQKLNIVSVKEKPKDLLEGFGDQPTQKDLVVFVRQFATMIDAGVSLVQCLDILGTQAENRTLSRATFDIKSRLEQGDTFADALRRHPKIFDNLFCNMVEAGEIGGILDIIFNRLAAYIEKAAALRSKIKSAMVYPVSIMVIATTVVVFLLVFIIPQFSKMFQDMGGRELPAVTKSVIFLSDLVINNWYLLFILPVGGYFIFTKFYATESGQYSIDRLAMQLPVLGVLVQKVAVAKFTRTMGTLISSGVPIMEGLNITARTAGNKVIEKAVLAIIDEIKQGKGLSDPLRDQGVFPPMVVQMIGVGEHTGALDTMMEKIADFYDAEVDDAVDALTSLMEPMLMVFLGITVGYVVIAMYMPIFQMGAGG